A part of Blastococcus sp. Marseille-P5729 genomic DNA contains:
- a CDS encoding CinA family protein, with amino-acid sequence MTTAESRNSGLAERIATLAGESGLTVAAAESLTSGGFSSALGAASDSSDWFVGGVVAYSRRVKHEVLGVPEGPVVCAEAATAMAAGVRSMLGADVAVALSGAGGPDPQDGQAPGTVYLAADCDADSQVQRVQLSGPPSEVVQQSVTLALEMMLRLLEKQSAGADDA; translated from the coding sequence ATGACAACAGCCGAGTCCCGCAACTCTGGGCTCGCGGAGCGCATCGCCACGCTCGCGGGCGAATCAGGACTGACCGTCGCCGCCGCGGAGTCGCTCACGAGCGGGGGCTTTTCCAGCGCCCTAGGCGCGGCGTCCGACTCCTCAGACTGGTTCGTGGGCGGCGTCGTGGCCTACAGCAGGCGCGTCAAGCACGAGGTGCTCGGCGTCCCGGAGGGACCGGTGGTCTGTGCGGAGGCCGCCACGGCAATGGCCGCCGGTGTTCGGTCCATGCTGGGCGCGGACGTCGCCGTGGCGCTCTCAGGTGCCGGCGGCCCGGACCCGCAGGACGGCCAGGCCCCCGGCACGGTCTATCTGGCCGCGGATTGCGACGCCGACAGCCAGGTGCAGCGGGTTCAGCTGTCTGGGCCACCGTCGGAGGTGGTCCAGCAGTCGGTCACTCTCGCGCTGGAGATGATGCTCCGGCTCCTCGAGAAGCAGAGCGCGGGGGCGGACGACG
- a CDS encoding plasmid stabilization protein: MPRSGWSDKRERQYDHIKDGLLERGEDEDTAEEIAARTVNKERARAGESDEASKQSLEDISSGRRGGLRSHKGAGGRTRDQLYAEAKAKNIEGRSKMNKAQLEKAVDEKD; the protein is encoded by the coding sequence ATGCCACGATCTGGGTGGAGCGACAAGCGCGAACGACAGTACGACCACATCAAGGACGGTTTGCTCGAGCGGGGCGAGGACGAGGACACCGCCGAGGAGATCGCCGCCCGCACCGTGAACAAGGAGCGAGCGCGCGCCGGCGAGTCCGACGAGGCGAGCAAGCAGTCGTTGGAGGACATCTCGTCCGGACGCCGGGGCGGCTTGCGGTCGCACAAGGGCGCGGGCGGGCGCACCCGCGATCAGCTCTACGCCGAGGCGAAGGCCAAGAACATCGAAGGCCGCTCGAAGATGAACAAGGCCCAGCTCGAGAAGGCCGTTGACGAGAAGGACTGA
- a CDS encoding response regulator transcription factor produces the protein MVIADDERLIRDAFAALLGFEGDIEVAAVASSGEQALAEAARHEPDVALLDLQMPGMDGIETASALLRSQPDLAVMIVTSHGRPGYLKRALEAGVRGFVPKTVSAPALASAVRSVASGSRYIDPDLAAEAMQAGDCPLTARECDVLELAADGTGIDEIAAKASLSAGTVRNYLSSAMLKLDAANRHEAVATARRYGWI, from the coding sequence GTGGTCATCGCGGACGACGAACGGCTCATTCGGGACGCATTCGCGGCCCTGCTGGGCTTCGAGGGCGACATCGAGGTCGCCGCGGTCGCATCTTCCGGCGAACAGGCGCTCGCCGAGGCCGCGCGTCACGAGCCGGACGTCGCCCTGCTCGATCTGCAGATGCCAGGTATGGATGGCATCGAGACCGCGTCGGCACTTCTCCGCAGCCAGCCCGACCTCGCCGTCATGATCGTCACCTCACACGGCCGGCCCGGTTATCTGAAACGTGCCCTGGAGGCCGGCGTGCGAGGATTCGTCCCGAAGACGGTCTCGGCCCCGGCGCTTGCCAGCGCCGTCCGCTCGGTCGCGTCCGGCAGCCGGTACATCGATCCCGACCTGGCCGCCGAGGCGATGCAGGCAGGCGACTGCCCACTGACCGCCCGCGAGTGCGACGTCCTCGAGCTGGCCGCCGATGGCACGGGCATCGACGAGATCGCTGCCAAGGCATCACTGTCGGCGGGCACGGTCCGCAACTACCTCTCGTCGGCGATGCTCAAGCTGGATGCCGCCAACCGCCACGAGGCAGTCGCCACCGCTCGGCGCTACGGCTGGATCTGA
- a CDS encoding ABC transporter permease: MNPKAAHDVSASSVAARHSSLDDHRDQIDNHANALEGTGMTTATIAEKPKKSMLARTMSLAAGEMRMLLRNKTAITNVMIVPLLLLGTLAAVNGFDGANTGIGNAVLIAGVILAIGYVVYYNLVTTFVARRESYVLKRMRTGPTSDAGIIAAASVPSVVLAFLQVIVVLVALIVLGHAPGLVNVVPVIVAIVLGTLAFGGLALISTGFTRTAETAQITTLPVLMISLGLSGMFFPLHLLPDVLARIAHYTPGAAIVDLLNIGVAGTGVDGEQLAVSDTWTAMLQPAGILVAWTAIGAYYLGKRFRWEPRR; this comes from the coding sequence ATGAATCCAAAGGCTGCTCACGACGTCTCGGCGTCGTCGGTCGCTGCGCGACACTCCTCGCTCGACGACCACCGGGACCAAATCGACAACCACGCGAACGCACTCGAAGGGACTGGCATGACGACCGCAACCATTGCCGAGAAGCCGAAGAAGTCGATGCTGGCACGCACCATGTCGCTGGCGGCCGGCGAGATGCGGATGCTGCTGCGCAACAAGACCGCGATCACCAACGTCATGATCGTGCCGCTGCTCCTGCTCGGCACGCTCGCAGCAGTAAACGGGTTCGATGGCGCGAACACCGGGATCGGCAACGCCGTCCTGATCGCGGGCGTGATCCTCGCGATCGGGTACGTCGTCTACTACAACCTCGTGACGACCTTCGTAGCCCGCCGCGAGTCCTACGTGCTCAAGCGGATGCGGACCGGTCCGACCAGCGACGCCGGCATCATCGCCGCCGCGTCGGTGCCGAGCGTCGTCCTCGCGTTCCTGCAGGTCATCGTCGTCCTGGTCGCCCTGATAGTGCTGGGCCACGCACCCGGCCTGGTCAACGTCGTCCCGGTGATCGTGGCGATCGTGCTCGGAACCCTCGCGTTCGGCGGTCTGGCGCTGATCTCGACCGGCTTCACCCGCACCGCGGAGACCGCCCAGATCACCACCCTCCCAGTCCTGATGATCTCGCTCGGCCTCTCCGGGATGTTCTTCCCGCTGCACCTCCTCCCCGACGTCCTGGCCCGCATCGCGCACTACACACCCGGTGCCGCGATCGTGGACCTGCTCAACATCGGCGTCGCCGGCACCGGGGTGGACGGTGAGCAGCTCGCGGTGTCCGACACCTGGACGGCGATGCTGCAGCCAGCCGGCATCCTCGTCGCCTGGACGGCGATCGGCGCCTACTACCTCGGCAAGCGCTTCCGCTGGGAGCCGCGCCGCTAG
- a CDS encoding ABC transporter ATP-binding protein, producing the protein MSTPVIEVTDLKRRYGGKDGFEAVKGVSFAVHAGELFALLGTNGAGKTSALEVAEGIAPPAAGSVAVLGLDPYTERTRVRPHMGIMLQQGGLPDDLTVRETATMWAGTLDDPRPVDDAIAMVELTDRSDVRVASLSGGERRRVDLALALMGNPKALFLDEPTTGLDPQSRRTTWELVRRLKADGCAVVLTTHYLDEAEELADRLAIMHQGEIVTEGTAAEIAQAYPATITLRGVDARRLPTITGSAAQDGDRTTTQTRQLQRDLTTLMVWAERERITLDDLHAREASVEEAFLAIAGKHHEEA; encoded by the coding sequence ATGAGCACTCCAGTCATCGAAGTCACCGACCTCAAGCGGCGGTACGGCGGCAAGGACGGTTTCGAGGCCGTCAAGGGCGTCTCCTTCGCCGTCCACGCTGGCGAGCTGTTCGCTCTCCTGGGCACCAACGGCGCCGGCAAGACCTCCGCGCTCGAGGTCGCCGAAGGCATCGCACCTCCGGCCGCCGGCTCGGTCGCAGTACTTGGCCTTGATCCCTACACTGAGCGCACCCGAGTCCGCCCACACATGGGCATCATGCTGCAGCAGGGCGGACTCCCCGACGATCTAACAGTGCGCGAGACCGCCACGATGTGGGCCGGCACCCTCGATGATCCCCGCCCGGTCGACGACGCGATCGCGATGGTCGAGCTCACCGACCGCAGCGACGTCCGCGTCGCGTCACTGTCCGGCGGCGAGCGGCGCCGAGTCGACCTCGCGCTCGCTCTCATGGGCAATCCGAAGGCGCTGTTCCTCGACGAGCCGACCACCGGCCTCGATCCGCAGAGCCGCCGCACCACCTGGGAACTCGTACGCCGCCTCAAGGCCGACGGATGCGCCGTCGTCCTGACCACCCACTACCTCGACGAGGCCGAAGAGCTAGCCGACCGACTCGCCATCATGCACCAGGGCGAGATCGTCACCGAAGGCACCGCGGCGGAGATCGCGCAGGCCTACCCGGCGACCATCACCCTCCGCGGGGTCGACGCCCGCCGGCTGCCGACGATCACCGGCAGCGCCGCGCAGGACGGCGACCGCACCACCACCCAGACCCGCCAGCTCCAGCGCGATCTGACGACTCTCATGGTCTGGGCCGAGCGTGAGCGGATCACCCTCGATGATCTGCACGCCCGTGAGGCGTCCGTTGAGGAGGCATTCCTCGCGATCGCGGGCAAGCACCACGAGGAGGCGTGA
- a CDS encoding PaaI family thioesterase yields MSDGFLPVAGEVRDPETLREKERAYEDLADAVRELLDATIRTKVDPADVDDLTAQVRDISAKLLVNAHEGPLGLRVSSDGRWRDPGNPAVGRRNAFAPPLKMHRDRAAKRVSCTFNLGAAYEGPPKHVHGGMLAMIMDQVLGSVPPLIGKPGMTAYLTLTYRRPSPLQHNLTAEGWVDRTDGWKTTVKGHVLDADGQVTVEAEGLFIVPKMARELLSAPMSDAGEFELFSQPVGDSPRR; encoded by the coding sequence GTGAGTGATGGATTTCTGCCTGTCGCGGGCGAGGTACGCGACCCGGAGACGCTTCGCGAGAAGGAGCGAGCCTACGAAGACCTGGCGGACGCCGTCCGCGAACTGCTCGACGCCACGATTCGCACCAAGGTCGATCCTGCCGATGTCGACGACCTGACCGCGCAGGTCCGCGACATCAGCGCAAAGCTGCTCGTGAACGCGCACGAAGGCCCGCTCGGGCTGCGGGTCAGCAGTGACGGGCGCTGGCGTGATCCGGGAAACCCGGCGGTCGGGCGGCGCAACGCCTTCGCCCCGCCGCTGAAGATGCACCGCGACCGTGCGGCCAAGCGGGTCTCCTGCACGTTCAACCTGGGAGCGGCGTACGAAGGCCCGCCCAAGCACGTACACGGCGGGATGCTCGCGATGATCATGGACCAGGTCCTCGGTTCGGTGCCTCCGCTGATCGGCAAGCCCGGGATGACCGCCTACCTGACGCTGACCTACCGTAGGCCCTCGCCGCTGCAGCACAACCTGACTGCGGAAGGCTGGGTCGATCGCACCGACGGATGGAAGACGACCGTCAAGGGTCACGTGCTGGACGCCGACGGCCAGGTCACCGTCGAGGCCGAAGGGCTTTTCATCGTCCCGAAGATGGCGCGGGAGCTGTTGAGCGCACCGATGAGCGACGCCGGAGAGTTCGAACTATTCAGTCAGCCAGTAGGCGACTCCCCACGGCGTTAG
- a CDS encoding GDP-mannose 4,6-dehydratase yields the protein MRRALITGITGQDGLYLSELLLEKGYEVHGLLRGQNNPKRSIVRREVPDVQLHTGDLTDVPSLLRALNASQPDEVYNLGAVSFVKYSWDNARITSEVTGLGVLNILDAIRIYAGDDLGKVRFYQASSSEMFGKVHETPQKETTLLWPRSPYGVAKVYGHYMTINYRESYGMHASSGILFNHESPRRGPEFVTRKVTMGVARIKTGLQDRLVMGNLDASRDWGFAGDYVEAMWRMLQQDTADDYVVATGETHTIRELLEVAFETAGLGDWQRYVDQDREHMRPAEVDILVGDASKAREALGWEPTVDFRGLIEMMVESDLRAVAKG from the coding sequence GTGAGACGAGCGCTCATTACCGGCATCACTGGTCAGGACGGCCTTTACCTCTCCGAGCTGCTGCTCGAGAAGGGGTACGAGGTCCACGGCCTGCTCCGCGGCCAGAACAACCCCAAGCGCAGCATCGTCCGCCGCGAGGTACCCGACGTCCAGCTGCACACGGGTGACCTGACGGACGTGCCGAGCCTGCTGCGCGCGCTCAATGCCAGCCAACCCGACGAGGTCTACAACCTCGGTGCCGTGTCTTTCGTGAAGTACTCCTGGGACAACGCCCGCATCACCAGCGAGGTGACCGGGCTCGGCGTGCTGAACATCCTGGACGCGATCCGCATCTACGCCGGTGATGACCTGGGCAAGGTGCGCTTCTACCAGGCATCGAGCTCGGAGATGTTCGGCAAGGTCCACGAGACTCCGCAGAAGGAGACCACCCTTCTCTGGCCGCGCTCGCCGTACGGCGTGGCGAAGGTCTACGGCCATTACATGACCATTAACTACCGCGAGTCCTACGGCATGCATGCCTCATCCGGGATCCTCTTCAACCATGAGTCTCCGCGTCGTGGGCCGGAGTTCGTCACCCGCAAGGTGACTATGGGGGTCGCCCGGATCAAGACAGGATTACAGGATCGCCTGGTCATGGGCAACCTGGATGCCAGCCGGGACTGGGGCTTTGCCGGAGACTATGTCGAAGCCATGTGGCGGATGCTGCAGCAGGACACAGCCGACGACTACGTCGTCGCCACCGGTGAGACCCACACGATCCGCGAGCTGCTCGAGGTCGCGTTCGAGACGGCTGGCCTGGGGGATTGGCAGCGGTACGTCGACCAGGATCGGGAGCACATGCGTCCTGCGGAGGTCGACATCCTCGTTGGCGACGCCAGCAAGGCTCGTGAGGCGCTCGGCTGGGAGCCGACGGTGGATTTCCGCGGCCTGATCGAGATGATGGTCGAGTCGGACCTTCGAGCCGTCGCCAAGGGATGA
- a CDS encoding GDP-mannose 4,6-dehydratase — MPRALVTGVHGQDGYYLTERLLSEGWEVHGLARDEDAHLEIDDRVVLHRGDLADRPALAALIETVEPDHVYNLGGISSVAYSWEHPVLTAEVSGLAPIALMSAALDLQGRTGRDVRFVQASSAELFGEPATSPQDESTPIAPLSPYGAAKAMAHHACRVFRQHGLHASSAILYNHESPRRPESFVTRKITSGVAAIARGESDELVLGNLDARRDWGWAPDYVDAMLRAAAHDEAMDVVIGTGRSYSVRDFVAAAFEAAGIMDWERHVRVDPRFVRPRDATELRADATRARAELGWRPTVEFAEVVSRMVAEDLR, encoded by the coding sequence ATGCCACGGGCACTGGTGACCGGGGTGCACGGTCAGGACGGTTACTACCTGACCGAGCGCCTTCTCAGCGAGGGCTGGGAGGTGCACGGGCTGGCCCGGGACGAAGACGCGCACCTCGAGATCGACGATCGGGTCGTCCTGCACCGTGGCGATCTCGCCGACCGGCCGGCGCTCGCAGCGCTCATCGAAACCGTCGAGCCCGATCATGTCTACAACCTCGGGGGCATCTCCTCGGTCGCCTACTCGTGGGAGCACCCGGTGTTGACGGCTGAGGTCAGCGGCCTGGCCCCCATCGCACTCATGTCGGCGGCGCTCGACCTACAGGGCCGCACCGGCAGGGATGTCCGCTTCGTGCAGGCATCCAGTGCGGAGCTCTTCGGCGAGCCGGCCACCAGCCCGCAGGACGAGTCGACCCCTATCGCCCCGCTATCGCCGTACGGCGCCGCCAAGGCAATGGCACACCATGCGTGCAGAGTCTTCCGCCAGCATGGGCTGCATGCCAGCTCGGCGATCCTCTACAACCACGAGTCGCCCCGGCGTCCGGAGTCGTTCGTGACCCGCAAGATCACCAGCGGGGTCGCTGCGATTGCCCGTGGCGAGAGCGACGAGCTCGTGCTGGGCAATCTCGACGCGCGACGCGACTGGGGCTGGGCCCCCGACTACGTCGATGCCATGCTCCGTGCGGCAGCCCACGACGAGGCGATGGACGTCGTGATCGGCACCGGCCGTTCCTACAGCGTGCGCGACTTCGTGGCGGCCGCCTTTGAGGCCGCCGGCATCATGGATTGGGAGCGGCACGTGCGGGTCGATCCGCGATTCGTCCGGCCGAGGGATGCTACCGAGCTCCGTGCCGATGCCACCCGCGCCAGAGCAGAGTTGGGGTGGAGGCCGACCGTCGAGTTCGCGGAGGTCGTCTCCCGTATGGTGGCCGAGGACCTGAGATGA
- a CDS encoding GNAT family N-acetyltransferase, with the protein MAVPATPAPEPDRWFDQPPLAGEHVTLRPLQQPDADEWLGALGDERTASELWRWMPVPRPTTPEQAHQVVADHLERQQARKSVCFTQIDNDSGRLVGLTTYYDIDPALRTLAIGWTWIAKPFWSSGINPEAKLLLLRRAFDDLGAARVVWHVDIYNERSLAAVLKLGAAREGVLRKHRIRPDGTWRDTVQFCMTDDDWLAARPRLVDRLESIGE; encoded by the coding sequence ATGGCCGTCCCCGCCACACCCGCGCCGGAACCGGACCGATGGTTCGATCAACCGCCCCTTGCCGGCGAGCACGTCACGTTGCGTCCGCTGCAGCAGCCGGACGCCGACGAGTGGCTGGGAGCACTCGGCGATGAGCGGACGGCGTCCGAGCTCTGGCGCTGGATGCCGGTGCCCCGGCCGACCACACCCGAGCAGGCGCATCAGGTAGTCGCCGACCATCTGGAACGGCAGCAGGCCAGAAAGTCGGTGTGCTTCACGCAGATAGACAACGACTCGGGTCGTCTGGTCGGGCTCACGACGTATTACGACATCGACCCGGCGCTGCGGACGCTGGCGATCGGATGGACCTGGATCGCCAAGCCGTTCTGGTCCAGCGGGATCAACCCCGAGGCCAAGCTGCTCCTGCTGCGGCGCGCGTTCGACGACCTGGGCGCGGCGCGCGTCGTCTGGCACGTCGACATCTACAACGAGCGCTCACTGGCGGCGGTGCTGAAGCTCGGCGCGGCGCGTGAAGGCGTCCTTCGCAAGCACCGGATCCGTCCGGACGGCACGTGGCGCGACACGGTCCAGTTCTGCATGACCGATGACGACTGGCTGGCCGCGCGTCCTCGCCTCGTGGATCGCCTCGAGTCCATCGGCGAATAG
- a CDS encoding SDR family NAD(P)-dependent oxidoreductase → MFSSEDPTAAPASYAGLFDLTGKRTMVVGGGSGIGREVARGLAEHNAQVVVADRDLTAAEQTVRELHGLGEAVELDVLDTAQIEDAASTHPDLDALVFTAATNVRKRIVDYTAEELDRVLDLNLKATFHLVRCFGAAMAQRPGGGSIIGFSSIRAVAVEPGQAAYAATKAGMVQILRTAAAELGPRKVRCNAIAPGVVTTPLTQQIRDVPSWNDAYAHKSALGRWAAPHEMVGAAIYLASDASTFVTGSVLYVDGGWTAIDGRFEPPN, encoded by the coding sequence ATGTTCTCGAGCGAGGATCCGACGGCGGCGCCCGCGTCGTACGCCGGGCTGTTCGACCTGACCGGCAAGCGCACGATGGTGGTCGGCGGTGGCTCGGGCATCGGCCGTGAGGTCGCGCGAGGCCTGGCCGAGCACAATGCACAGGTCGTGGTCGCCGACCGCGACCTCACGGCTGCGGAGCAGACGGTACGTGAGCTGCATGGGCTCGGGGAGGCGGTCGAGCTCGACGTCCTGGACACCGCGCAGATCGAGGACGCCGCCTCCACGCACCCGGACCTCGACGCCCTGGTATTCACCGCGGCAACCAATGTCCGCAAGCGCATCGTCGACTACACCGCGGAGGAACTCGACCGGGTCCTCGACCTGAACCTGAAGGCGACCTTCCACCTCGTGCGCTGCTTCGGCGCCGCGATGGCACAGCGACCCGGGGGCGGGTCGATCATCGGGTTCTCGTCAATCCGTGCGGTGGCCGTCGAGCCGGGGCAGGCAGCGTACGCCGCGACGAAGGCCGGGATGGTGCAGATCCTGCGGACGGCGGCCGCCGAGCTCGGGCCCCGGAAGGTGCGCTGCAACGCGATCGCCCCAGGGGTGGTGACGACGCCGCTGACCCAGCAGATCCGCGATGTGCCGTCGTGGAACGATGCCTACGCACACAAGTCCGCGCTCGGCCGGTGGGCTGCCCCGCACGAGATGGTCGGGGCCGCGATCTACCTGGCCAGCGACGCATCAACGTTCGTCACCGGGTCGGTGCTGTACGTCGATGGCGGGTGGACGGCGATCGACGGGCGCTTCGAGCCGCCGAACTAA